A region from the Thermoleophilaceae bacterium genome encodes:
- a CDS encoding DUF1932 domain-containing protein has translation MLGLGEAGAAIAADLVEAGATVVGFDPRADAGGNLPRAESASAAVHEADVVLSVNSAEAAVGAAGSAAGSLSAGQLYADLNSAGAPLKREVASVIEPSGALFADVALMAPVPGRGLRTPALVSGPGARMFAEQIGALGMPVEVVGEEPGQAAVRKLLRSVFMKGLAATAIEALSAAGAAGCEDWLREEIASVLEGADAALLERLESGSRKHAARRVHEVQDASALLRELGIEPRISEASEGWLTQLRDGGATP, from the coding sequence GTGCTGGGTCTCGGCGAGGCGGGCGCCGCGATAGCTGCTGACCTCGTGGAGGCCGGCGCGACGGTGGTGGGGTTCGACCCTCGCGCGGACGCGGGCGGCAATCTTCCACGTGCCGAGTCCGCCTCCGCGGCCGTGCACGAGGCGGACGTGGTGCTGAGCGTGAACTCGGCGGAGGCCGCCGTGGGCGCAGCCGGCTCGGCCGCCGGGTCGCTCTCCGCAGGCCAGCTCTACGCCGATCTCAACTCCGCGGGCGCCCCGCTCAAGCGCGAGGTGGCCTCCGTGATCGAGCCGAGCGGCGCGCTCTTTGCCGACGTGGCGCTGATGGCGCCCGTGCCCGGCCGCGGGCTGCGCACCCCGGCCCTCGTGTCGGGCCCGGGGGCGCGGATGTTCGCCGAGCAGATCGGCGCGCTCGGCATGCCGGTGGAGGTGGTGGGCGAGGAGCCGGGCCAGGCGGCCGTGCGCAAGCTGCTGCGGAGCGTGTTCATGAAGGGCCTCGCCGCGACCGCGATCGAGGCGCTGAGCGCGGCGGGCGCCGCCGGCTGCGAGGATTGGCTGCGGGAGGAGATCGCTTCAGTGCTCGAGGGCGCGGACGCGGCTCTGCTCGAGCGGCTCGAATCGGGGAGTCGCAAGCACGCCGCTCGGCGCGTGCACGAGGTGCAGGACGCCTCCGCTCTGCTGCGGGAGCTGGGAATCGAGCCGCGCATCTCCGAGGCAAGCGAAGGCTGGCTCACGCAACTGCGAGACGGAGGAGCGACCCCATGA
- a CDS encoding SDR family oxidoreductase: protein MADGAVVIVGGTAGLGRELARAYAESGREVVITGRDAARADSVAKEIGGNTSGAAFDLAEPHDIKGALSEVGAVDHLVLSAIERDVNSVREYDIDKAIRLATLKLVGYTEVIHCLCEKLHDTSSVLLFGGLAKERPYPGSTTVTSVNGAVETMVRTLAIELAPVRVNALHPGIVGDSPYWEGNDAMLAAVKERTPTHRLVTMADVTNAARFLLENASVNGVNLAVDGGWVMV from the coding sequence ATGGCTGACGGCGCTGTGGTGATCGTGGGAGGCACTGCCGGGCTCGGCCGCGAGCTCGCCAGGGCGTATGCCGAGAGCGGCCGGGAGGTCGTGATCACAGGTCGTGACGCGGCGCGCGCGGACTCCGTTGCGAAGGAGATCGGCGGCAACACCTCCGGCGCTGCCTTCGACCTCGCCGAACCGCACGACATCAAGGGCGCGCTGAGCGAGGTGGGCGCCGTGGACCACCTCGTGCTCTCTGCCATCGAGCGCGACGTGAACAGCGTGCGCGAGTACGACATCGACAAGGCGATCAGGCTCGCCACGCTCAAGCTGGTGGGCTACACCGAGGTCATCCACTGTCTCTGCGAGAAGCTGCACGACACGTCGTCGGTGCTGCTGTTCGGCGGCCTCGCCAAGGAGCGCCCCTACCCCGGGTCCACCACCGTCACGAGCGTGAACGGCGCGGTGGAGACGATGGTTCGCACGCTCGCGATCGAGCTCGCGCCGGTGCGGGTGAACGCGCTCCACCCGGGCATCGTCGGCGACAGCCCGTATTGGGAGGGCAACGACGCGATGCTCGCTGCTGTGAAGGAGCGCACGCCCACCCACCGCCTGGTGACGATGGCTGACGTGACGAACGCCGCCCGGTTCCTGCTCGAGAACGCGTCGGTGAACGGCGTGAACCTGGCCGTCGATGGCGGCTGGGTGATGGTGTAG
- a CDS encoding PPOX class F420-dependent oxidoreductase, with the protein MTDFPATHRDLLDAEVATLATLGSDGYPQVSAIWFLHHEGELRSSLNDSRLKTRNMAARPQCNVFILDVENPYRYLAVKADARIEPDPDYTFAEKLSEKYGGVKFWEHDGPGESRVIVTFRPVNVWAVDMRG; encoded by the coding sequence ATGACGGACTTCCCAGCCACGCACCGCGACCTGCTCGACGCCGAGGTTGCCACGCTGGCCACGCTCGGTTCAGATGGCTACCCGCAGGTGAGCGCCATCTGGTTCCTGCATCACGAGGGCGAGCTCAGGTCATCCCTCAACGACTCGCGGCTGAAGACGAGGAACATGGCCGCCCGGCCGCAGTGCAACGTCTTCATCCTCGACGTGGAGAATCCCTATCGCTACCTCGCCGTGAAGGCCGACGCCCGCATCGAGCCCGATCCCGACTACACGTTCGCGGAGAAGCTCTCCGAGAAGTACGGCGGGGTGAAGTTCTGGGAGCACGACGGCCCAGGCGAGAGCCGCGTGATCGTGACGTTCCGCCCGGTGAACGTGTGGGCGGTCGACATGCGCGGTTAG